A window of the Cucurbita pepo subsp. pepo cultivar mu-cu-16 chromosome LG01, ASM280686v2, whole genome shotgun sequence genome harbors these coding sequences:
- the LOC111804538 gene encoding uncharacterized protein LOC111804538 has protein sequence MAGCKIYLKKRKADWLSSLLQSKFFGSCVHHQNNRKNEKNVFCIDCGIAICRHCLISHCIHRRLQICKYVYQYVVRVPDLQNHLDCCNIQTYKINGEKAVHLSPRPQSKDSKPSTKLKFGGTCEACGRYIQDLPNRFCSIACKVSMVPVELNNQSCRCITSKSDPNEISWKENHNVEPNTSEMKSSISMAESTEEIKAWQVKSGLNPRKLLHKRKGIPHRSPLK, from the exons ATG GCAGGATGCAAGATTTATctgaagaaaaggaaagcagATTGGCTTAGTTCTCTATTGCAAAGCaaattttttggttcttgtgtTCATCATCaaaacaatagaaaaaatgaaaagaatgtGTTTTGCATAGATTGTGGTATTGCCATCTGCAGGCATTGCTTGATATCTCATTGCATTCATCGGCGTTTACAGATCTGCAAGTATGTTTATCAGTATGTCGTTCGTGTTCCCGACTTGCAGAATCATCTTGATTGTTGCAATATTCAG ACTTATAAGATAAATGGGGAGAAGGCTGTTCATCTGAGTCCCCGGCCACAATCGAAAGACTCGAAACCATCGACAAAATTGAAGTTTGGAGGTACTTGTGAAGCTTGTGGGAGATACATACAAGACTTGCCAAACCGCTTCTGTTCGATCGCTTGCaaa GTCTCTATGGTTCCAGTGGAACTCAACAATCAAAGCTGTAGATGCATCACATCAAAGTCGGATCCGAACGAGATTTCATGGAAGGAGAATCACAATGTAGAACCCAACACGAGCGAAATGAAATCGTCCATATCAATGGCTGAATCAACTGAAGAGATCAAAGCATGGCAAGTGAAGTCAGGGTTGAATCCAAGGAAGCTTTTGCATAAAAGGAAGGGCATCCCACATCGATCGCCTTTAAAGTAA